In a single window of the Necator americanus strain Aroian chromosome X, whole genome shotgun sequence genome:
- a CDS encoding hypothetical protein (NECATOR_CHRX.G25559.T1): protein MTLLSMNWLIAQCKLRSRGRLTIIVIDSVSEDDAFRPDGLGTAQKPDAQMLRLVHPPPQLITSCPNLLEIYCAWIVERLLTEDNRLWHPDEQGELPLLESFQSHWETNEMNQAIEEASVLHDRLEVALKLLPPSEVISRFTPCVYDAFSVVGSSSHPSLVQQLVSSQQYSNSSHRSIVDAPLGGHTHSEGIEDSPPGPNTSTSLDPPTSASTAGAPQQLQPGNNTPSTNPHALSILPLAQSQQQSAPGNNLLTGNLNQYTLSNAEQHLKLPAFELPDFSGELDAFPAFWELFSVTVHNNTSVPPAVKFLYLKTHLKGNAANLIASFKPTAENYEDAVRIILNTYNRPEILRSRLWDSLIEMSSSSDSVIAQRSKLCSIKATWLQMKNLNEDSGSTGTTKIILSKFPKRTREKVGELKKKGDPIWTVEELLEALDTVVQQLEMIEDTDPIKDPPCSIAFSNHPSSHSPIRCSGRPRSPSRYTDYQPSYRTPSGRSRVSPCSSPEQRSPRSLSPSFTRSSRPSVRQRYQSPVEPLCPFCRRRGHAPEYCTEVQTPQERRDVVRGLRLCWKCLRPGHWSAECSAPRCPSCSQEHHPSLCVQGRISLRRRSSRRHFYHSRSPRRNETPRRTYEYPSRESSRESRPSYWSDRNRSESPASPYRRRKGSPYPRRVEFAEHHRNSSPTTQDSVLSFKHHETTASGRNIARCRDEPRYSTSSSVKGPLPSYSSMHQQPPPQHIPRLMVISIPTVSRMTGTEQFLTVLLDSGSQSSFIRETLALELGLPFRCCKNVTTITFGGHRSLEDAVQVDLILKDQYDESVLIQPWTIDNITTVPFEGDFMTLAIQYSFVFGDNPLSYITMTDREDIPPYAQSEGKQKKGQLSRQQQDVYAQSSTTASSCESHEEPIAVVTSQSVPSVLVSSTYTHSPLSHAPNIPSSSLAQFTTSIALDSAQCAAQAASKSPVKFTHKQTTTQTPASPPSGVKSTVLTSMTPDVKRRIMSLAQEEARRNLISASNELELREIIATIERQRREAHERSNAAGKDVPLKANPYAHYFFPTLTVTEHAASYIIPHTVEELTAHQLRVVYEYIARTNSIRSQIPSLVENPPEVEMTPEVEREQVGRIVHYLRQLKSICDSAILAFQNVGTLIVCKPAHQIRYTVLMTWIHELQHFITAITVQRDLLQELMLPRFLSPAGDQDYMRATLEVFHVTEDVLREALMSSAAISAHATRLIRTLEAFQLMHVLYHQHRYTTPLDEDYQRLLVPPQTSNLPTTPETYTQSLRWWQSNFEKALRTTVTSEYLQVVEREGPLLPEAVREHGRSATSSASPPPPARSESVAKPSVAVTAASQALTPTEPSVTQGVTKKPAAAQEQPKATKNAALWTPTEDVSARRLTAASSVDPSLGKESTSESSGDSNATVAPTASRAPSVVTKLARTSDPTLADFRRSISSQKPHQDIRVATEAGKKEQQPNSPSAKSTEPSKESALSKQSSSIPRPLRAKPRSPSPSSFRGEAGLPSNRSHFGEGTSQDEPQFRARESLDRARAHSRDPPSVRSCSVHSERQSPSRRGPWHRPPCAFCLGNTHWSAECPNYRTLSERVYMAEDYRICSNCLRDHFGNCIRVDNCAYCRMPGHHPAFCVDNPYVESDVGMPARQFYQEIARRTYQRPPPGRICRRPHDYPRRRSFRQPSRSPSSSPSRGGYRY from the exons TGCATCCGCCTCCACAGCTGATAACATCTTGCCCTAACCTTCTGGAAATCTATTGCGCCTGGATTGTGGAACGCCTTTTGACCGAGGATAACCGCCTGTGGCATCCGGACGAGCAGGGAGAACTACCGCTCCTCGAGTCCTTCCAGTCTCACTGGGAAACCAATGAGATGAATCAGGCAATAGAGGAAGCGAGCGTTCTTCATGATCGTTTGGAAGTCGCTCTCAAGCTTCTACCGCCATCTGAAGTTATTTCGCGTTTTACTCCTTGTGTTTATGATGCTTTTTCCGTTGTTGGATCCTCTTCTCATCCTTCTTTAGTACAACAGTTAGTTTCCTCACAACAATATTCTAATTCGTCCCATCGTTCGATAGTAGACGCTCCGTTGGGTGGACACACTCACTCGGAAGGTATTGAGGATAGTCCACCAGGTCCCAATACATCTACTTCGCTCGATCCCCCAACCTCTGCAAGTACTGCTGGAGCTCCGCAGCAACTGCAGCCTGGGAACAATACCCCTTCAACCAATCCCCACGCTCTTAGTATTCTTCCTTTAGCTCAATCTCAACAACAATCAGCCCCGGGAAACAACCTTTTAACTGGGAATCTAAATCAATATACCCTATCCAACGCCGAACAACATCTGAAGCTTCCGGCATTCGAACTTCCGGATTTTAGCGGTGAGCTTGACGCATTTCCTGCATTTTGGGAACTCTTTTCGGTTACGGTTCACAACAACACCAGTGTTCCGCCAGCCGTTAAGTTTTTATATCTAAAAACACATTTGAAAGGCAATGCAGCCAATCTCATCGCTAGCTTTAAACCCACCGCGGAAAACTACGAAGACGCAGTTCGCATCATCCTGAACACCTACAATCGACCAGAAATCCTACGAAGCAGACTCTGGGACAGTTTAATCGAGATGAGTAGTTCTTCAGATTCAGTAATCGCCCAAAGATCGAAGCTGTGTTCCATCAAAGCTACTTGGTTGCAGATGAAGAATCTGAATGAAGACTCAGGATCGACGGGAACTACTAAAATCATCCTCTCTAAGTTCCCTAAGCGCACACGGGAGAAAGTTGGTGAACTGAAGAAGAAGGGAGATCCTATTTGGACAGTGGAAGAATTGTTGGAGGCCCTCGACACAGTCGTGCAACAGCTCGAAATGATAGAAGATACTGATCCAATAAAAGATCCTCCTTGTTCCATCGCTTTTTCGAACCATCCAAGTTCACATTCTCCAATCAGATGCTCAGGGAGACCAAGATCTCCATCTCGCTACACGGATTATCAGCCATCGTATAGAACACCATCTGGCAGAAGCCGTGTTAGCCCTTGTTCTTCACCTGAGCAGCGAAGTCCGCGCTCATTAAGTCCCAGTTTTACCCGATCCTCACGTCCATCTGTGAGGCAACGTTACCAGTCTCCTGTAGAGCCTCTTTGTCCCTTTTGTCGTAGACGGGGGCACGCACCTGAATACTGTACAGAGGTACAAACTCCGCAGGAACGCCGAGATGTCGTCAGAGGTTTACGACTTTGTTGGAAATGTTTGcgacccggtcattggagcGCAGAGTGTTCGGCTCCTCGATGTCCTAGTTGCTCGCAAGAACATCATCCTTCTCTTTGCGTGCAAGGAAGGATTTCGTTACGTCGTCGAAGTTCGCGTAGACATTTCTACCATAGTCGCAGTCCTCGTAGGAACGAGACGCCAAGACGTACTTATGAATATCCATCTCGAGAGTCGTCACGAGAATCTCGTCCTTCATACTGGTCAGACAGAAATCGGAGTGAATCGCCAGCGTCACCATATAGGCGAAGGAAAGGATCACCATATCCGAGACGCGTGGAGTTCGCAGAACACCATCGGAATTCCTCTCCTACCACTCAGGATTCTGTCCTTTCGTTCAAACATCATGAGACTACCGCATCAGGCAGGAATATTGCTCGATGCAGAGATGAGCCTCGTTATTCCACCTCAAGTTCGGTAAAGGGCCCATTGCCGTCATACTCATCAATGCATCAACAACCACCACCTCAACATATTCCTCGTTTGATGGTAATCTCTATCCCTACTGTGAGCCGTATGACTGGCACTGAACAATTCCTTACAGTCCTTTTGGATAGCGGTTCTCAGTCCAGTTTCATACGTGAAACCTTGGCTTTGGAATTGGGTTTACCCTTTCGCTGTTGTAAGAACGTCACCACGATCACTTTCGGAGGACATCGGTCTTTAGAAGATGCTGTACAAGTTGACCTTATACTTAAGGATCAGTATGACGAATCAGTCCTAATTCAACCTTGGACTATCGATAACATCACTACTGTTCCGTTCGAAGGAGACTTCA TGACATTAGCTATTCAATATTCATTCGTATTTGGCGATAACCCACTGAGCTATATTACTATGACTGATCGCGAAGATATTCCGCCGTATGCCCAATCTGAGGGCAAGCAGAAGAAAGGCCAACTGAGTCGCCAACAGCAGGATGTATACGCGCAATCGTCAACAACAG CGTCGAGTTGTGAAAGCCATGAAGAGCCTATCGCCGTCGTCACATCGCAATCTGTTCCATCTGTTCTTGTCTCTTCTACCTATACTCATTCTCCTCTTTCGCACGCGCCTAATATTCCATCATCGTCTTTAGCGCAATTTACCACCTCTATCGCGTTAGACAGCGCGCAGTGCGCAGCGCAAGCAGCATCTAAGTCACCCGTAAAGTTTACGCATAAGCAAACGACCACTCAAACACCGGCGAGTCCTCCATCAGGCGTAAAGTCCACCGTGTTAACATCTATGACGCCAGACGTCAAACGGAGGATAATGTCGCTCGCGCAAGAAGAAGCGCGTCGTAACCTCATTTCAGCTTCTAACGAACTGGAATTGAGAGAGATCATCGCGACAATAGAGCGACAGCGGAGAGAAGCCCACGAAAGGTCAAACGCCGCAGGGAAAGACGTACCCCTCAAGGCGAATCCTTATGCGCATtacttttttccaacattaACGGTTACTGAACATGCTGCTTCTTACATTATACCGCATACTGTAGAGGAATTAACTGCGCATCAATTACGCGTAGTGTATGAGTATATAGCGCGAACCAACTCCATCAGGTCGCAGATTCCATCCTTGGTAGAAAACCCTCCGGAGGTAGAAATGACTCCGGAAGTGGAACGAGAGCAGGTTGGACGAATAGTCCACTATTTGCGACAGCTGAAGAGCATTTGTGATTCCGCCATTTTAGCGTTTCAGAATGTAGGTACCTTAATCGTTTGCAAGCCCGCGCATCAAATCCGCTATACTGTTCTCATGACTTGGATCCATGAGTTGCAACACTTCATCACTGCAATCACAGTTCAGCGCGATTTGCTTCAAGAACTAATGCTGCCTCGTTTTTTAAGTCCTGCAGGCGATCAAGATTATATGCGCGCCACGTTAGAAGTCTTCCACGTTACAGAGGACGTACTTCGAGAAGCGCTGATGAGTTCAGCAGCCATTTCGGCACATGCTACTCGATTAATACGCACTCTGGAAGCGTTCCAGTTGATGCACGTGCTGTATCATCAGCATCGTTACACTACTCCGCTGGACGAAGACTATCAACGTTTGCTTGTTCCACCTCAAACAAGTAACCTACCCACAACACCAGAAACGTATACGCAATCACTGCGTTGGTGGCAATCCAATTTCGAAAAGGCCCTGCGCACAACTGTGACTTCAGAATACCTGCAAGTTGTAGAACGCGAAGGACCGCTTCTTCCGGAGGCAGTTAGGGAACATGGTAGATCAGCAACAAGTTCTGCTTCACCACCACCACCCGCGAGATCCGAATCGGTAGCGAAACCGTCCGTAGCAGTCACTGCTGCCTCGCAGGCTTTAACGCCAACTGAGCCCAGTGTGACTCAAGGCGTGACGAAGAAGCCCGCAGCCGCGCAAGAACAACCTAAGGCAACTAAGAACGCAGCGTTATGGACGCCCACAGAAGACGTGTCAGCGCGTAGGTTAACAGCCGCGTCATCTGTAGATCCCTCATTGGGTAAGGAAAGTACTTCCGAATCCTCTGGGGACAGTAATGCGACCGTAGCGCCTACCGCCTCTAGAGCGCCTAGTGTAGTGACTAAGCTCGCGAGAACTTCGGATCCTACGTTAGCAGACTTTCGCCGTTCTATTTCTTCTCAGAAGCCTCATCAAGACATCAGAGTAGCGACGGAAGCAGGTAAGAAAGAACAGCAGCCAAATTCACCATCGGCTAAGTCCACGGAGCCCTCAAAAGAATCAGCCTTATCTAAACAAAGTTCATCCATACCTCGTCCCTTACGCGCAAAACCTAGGTCCCCATCCCCATCCTCGTTCCGGGGGGAGGCTGGACTACCGTCCAATCGTTCGCATTTCGGCGAAGGCACTAGTCAGGATGAACCGCAGTTTAGAGCCAGGGAATCTCTGGACCGTGCTAGGGCACATTCACGAGATCCGCCCTCAGTCAGATCATGTAGTGTGCATTCCGAACGCCAAAGTCCATCACGCCGAGGACCATGGCACAGACCACCTTGTGCATTTTGTCTGGGTAATACACATTGGAGTGCGGAATGCCCAAATTATAGGACTTTGTCGGAGCGAGTGTATATGGCAGAAGATTATCGCATTTGTTCTAATTGCCTTCGCGATCACTTCGGTAATTGCATTCGTGTCGACAATTGCGCTTACTGCCGTATGCCTGGCCATCATCCGGCTTTCTGTGTTGATAATCCGTATGTTGAGTCGGATGTCGGCATGCCCGCAAGGCAGTTCTATCAAGAAATCGCCAGACGGACTTACCAACGTCCACCTCCAGGTCGGATTTGCAGAAGACCGCATGATTACCCGCGACGTCGAAGTTTTAGACAACCTTCTCGTTCGCCATCATCATCCCCTTCGAGGGGAGGATATCGCTATTAA
- a CDS encoding hypothetical protein (NECATOR_CHRX.G25559.T2) has product MSSSKVHPPPQLITSCPNLLEIYCAWIVERLLTEDNRLWHPDEQGELPLLESFQSHWETNEMNQAIEEASVLHDRLEVALKLLPPSEVISRFTPCVYDAFSVVGSSSHPSLVQQLVSSQQYSNSSHRSIVDAPLGGHTHSEGIEDSPPGPNTSTSLDPPTSASTAGAPQQLQPGNNTPSTNPHALSILPLAQSQQQSAPGNNLLTGNLNQYTLSNAEQHLKLPAFELPDFSGELDAFPAFWELFSVTVHNNTSVPPAVKFLYLKTHLKGNAANLIASFKPTAENYEDAVRIILNTYNRPEILRSRLWDSLIEMSSSSDSVIAQRSKLCSIKATWLQMKNLNEDSGSTGTTKIILSKFPKRTREKVGELKKKGDPIWTVEELLEALDTVVQQLEMIEDTDPIKDPPCSIAFSNHPSSHSPIRCSGRPRSPSRYTDYQPSYRTPSGRSRVSPCSSPEQRSPRSLSPSFTRSSRPSVRQRYQSPVEPLCPFCRRRGHAPEYCTEVQTPQERRDVVRGLRLCWKCLRPGHWSAECSAPRCPSCSQEHHPSLCVQGRISLRRRSSRRHFYHSRSPRRNETPRRTYEYPSRESSRESRPSYWSDRNRSESPASPYRRRKGSPYPRRVEFAEHHRNSSPTTQDSVLSFKHHETTASGRNIARCRDEPRYSTSSSVKGPLPSYSSMHQQPPPQHIPRLMVISIPTVSRMTGTEQFLTVLLDSGSQSSFIRETLALELGLPFRCCKNVTTITFGGHRSLEDAVQVDLILKDQYDESVLIQPWTIDNITTVPFEGDFSYE; this is encoded by the exons ATGTCTAGTAGCAAGG TGCATCCGCCTCCACAGCTGATAACATCTTGCCCTAACCTTCTGGAAATCTATTGCGCCTGGATTGTGGAACGCCTTTTGACCGAGGATAACCGCCTGTGGCATCCGGACGAGCAGGGAGAACTACCGCTCCTCGAGTCCTTCCAGTCTCACTGGGAAACCAATGAGATGAATCAGGCAATAGAGGAAGCGAGCGTTCTTCATGATCGTTTGGAAGTCGCTCTCAAGCTTCTACCGCCATCTGAAGTTATTTCGCGTTTTACTCCTTGTGTTTATGATGCTTTTTCCGTTGTTGGATCCTCTTCTCATCCTTCTTTAGTACAACAGTTAGTTTCCTCACAACAATATTCTAATTCGTCCCATCGTTCGATAGTAGACGCTCCGTTGGGTGGACACACTCACTCGGAAGGTATTGAGGATAGTCCACCAGGTCCCAATACATCTACTTCGCTCGATCCCCCAACCTCTGCAAGTACTGCTGGAGCTCCGCAGCAACTGCAGCCTGGGAACAATACCCCTTCAACCAATCCCCACGCTCTTAGTATTCTTCCTTTAGCTCAATCTCAACAACAATCAGCCCCGGGAAACAACCTTTTAACTGGGAATCTAAATCAATATACCCTATCCAACGCCGAACAACATCTGAAGCTTCCGGCATTCGAACTTCCGGATTTTAGCGGTGAGCTTGACGCATTTCCTGCATTTTGGGAACTCTTTTCGGTTACGGTTCACAACAACACCAGTGTTCCGCCAGCCGTTAAGTTTTTATATCTAAAAACACATTTGAAAGGCAATGCAGCCAATCTCATCGCTAGCTTTAAACCCACCGCGGAAAACTACGAAGACGCAGTTCGCATCATCCTGAACACCTACAATCGACCAGAAATCCTACGAAGCAGACTCTGGGACAGTTTAATCGAGATGAGTAGTTCTTCAGATTCAGTAATCGCCCAAAGATCGAAGCTGTGTTCCATCAAAGCTACTTGGTTGCAGATGAAGAATCTGAATGAAGACTCAGGATCGACGGGAACTACTAAAATCATCCTCTCTAAGTTCCCTAAGCGCACACGGGAGAAAGTTGGTGAACTGAAGAAGAAGGGAGATCCTATTTGGACAGTGGAAGAATTGTTGGAGGCCCTCGACACAGTCGTGCAACAGCTCGAAATGATAGAAGATACTGATCCAATAAAAGATCCTCCTTGTTCCATCGCTTTTTCGAACCATCCAAGTTCACATTCTCCAATCAGATGCTCAGGGAGACCAAGATCTCCATCTCGCTACACGGATTATCAGCCATCGTATAGAACACCATCTGGCAGAAGCCGTGTTAGCCCTTGTTCTTCACCTGAGCAGCGAAGTCCGCGCTCATTAAGTCCCAGTTTTACCCGATCCTCACGTCCATCTGTGAGGCAACGTTACCAGTCTCCTGTAGAGCCTCTTTGTCCCTTTTGTCGTAGACGGGGGCACGCACCTGAATACTGTACAGAGGTACAAACTCCGCAGGAACGCCGAGATGTCGTCAGAGGTTTACGACTTTGTTGGAAATGTTTGcgacccggtcattggagcGCAGAGTGTTCGGCTCCTCGATGTCCTAGTTGCTCGCAAGAACATCATCCTTCTCTTTGCGTGCAAGGAAGGATTTCGTTACGTCGTCGAAGTTCGCGTAGACATTTCTACCATAGTCGCAGTCCTCGTAGGAACGAGACGCCAAGACGTACTTATGAATATCCATCTCGAGAGTCGTCACGAGAATCTCGTCCTTCATACTGGTCAGACAGAAATCGGAGTGAATCGCCAGCGTCACCATATAGGCGAAGGAAAGGATCACCATATCCGAGACGCGTGGAGTTCGCAGAACACCATCGGAATTCCTCTCCTACCACTCAGGATTCTGTCCTTTCGTTCAAACATCATGAGACTACCGCATCAGGCAGGAATATTGCTCGATGCAGAGATGAGCCTCGTTATTCCACCTCAAGTTCGGTAAAGGGCCCATTGCCGTCATACTCATCAATGCATCAACAACCACCACCTCAACATATTCCTCGTTTGATGGTAATCTCTATCCCTACTGTGAGCCGTATGACTGGCACTGAACAATTCCTTACAGTCCTTTTGGATAGCGGTTCTCAGTCCAGTTTCATACGTGAAACCTTGGCTTTGGAATTGGGTTTACCCTTTCGCTGTTGTAAGAACGTCACCACGATCACTTTCGGAGGACATCGGTCTTTAGAAGATGCTGTACAAGTTGACCTTATACTTAAGGATCAGTATGACGAATCAGTCCTAATTCAACCTTGGACTATCGATAACATCACTACTGTTCCGTTCGAAGGAGACTTCAGTTATGAATAA
- a CDS encoding hypothetical protein (NECATOR_CHRX.G25559.T3) gives MTDREDIPPYAQSEGKQKKGQLSRQQQDVYAQSSTTASSCESHEEPIAVVTSQSVPSVLVSSTYTHSPLSHAPNIPSSSLAQFTTSIALDSAQCAAQAASKSPVKFTHKQTTTQTPASPPSGVKSTVLTSMTPDVKRRIMSLAQEEARRNLISASNELELREIIATIERQRREAHERSNAAGKDVPLKANPYAHYFFPTLTVTEHAASYIIPHTVEELTAHQLRVVYEYIARTNSIRSQIPSLVENPPEVEMTPEVEREQVGRIVHYLRQLKSICDSAILAFQNVGTLIVCKPAHQIRYTVLMTWIHELQHFITAITVQRDLLQELMLPRFLSPAGDQDYMRATLEVFHVTEDVLREALMSSAAISAHATRLIRTLEAFQLMHVLYHQHRYTTPLDEDYQRLLVPPQTSNLPTTPETYTQSLRWWQSNFEKALRTTVTSEYLQVVEREGPLLPEAVREHGRSATSSASPPPPARSESVAKPSVAVTAASQALTPTEPSVTQGVTKKPAAAQEQPKATKNAALWTPTEDVSARRLTAASSVDPSLGKESTSESSGDSNATVAPTASRAPSVVTKLARTSDPTLADFRRSISSQKPHQDIRVATEAGKKEQQPNSPSAKSTEPSKESALSKQSSSIPRPLRAKPRSPSPSSFRGEAGLPSNRSHFGEGTSQDEPQFRARESLDRARAHSRDPPSVRSCSVHSERQSPSRRGPWHRPPCAFCLGNTHWSAECPNYRTLSERVYMAEDYRICSNCLRDHFGNCIRVDNCAYCRMPGHHPAFCVDNPYVESDVGMPARQFYQEIARRTYQRPPPGRICRRPHDYPRRRSFRQPSRSPSSSPSRGGYRY, from the exons ATGACTGATCGCGAAGATATTCCGCCGTATGCCCAATCTGAGGGCAAGCAGAAGAAAGGCCAACTGAGTCGCCAACAGCAGGATGTATACGCGCAATCGTCAACAACAG CGTCGAGTTGTGAAAGCCATGAAGAGCCTATCGCCGTCGTCACATCGCAATCTGTTCCATCTGTTCTTGTCTCTTCTACCTATACTCATTCTCCTCTTTCGCACGCGCCTAATATTCCATCATCGTCTTTAGCGCAATTTACCACCTCTATCGCGTTAGACAGCGCGCAGTGCGCAGCGCAAGCAGCATCTAAGTCACCCGTAAAGTTTACGCATAAGCAAACGACCACTCAAACACCGGCGAGTCCTCCATCAGGCGTAAAGTCCACCGTGTTAACATCTATGACGCCAGACGTCAAACGGAGGATAATGTCGCTCGCGCAAGAAGAAGCGCGTCGTAACCTCATTTCAGCTTCTAACGAACTGGAATTGAGAGAGATCATCGCGACAATAGAGCGACAGCGGAGAGAAGCCCACGAAAGGTCAAACGCCGCAGGGAAAGACGTACCCCTCAAGGCGAATCCTTATGCGCATtacttttttccaacattaACGGTTACTGAACATGCTGCTTCTTACATTATACCGCATACTGTAGAGGAATTAACTGCGCATCAATTACGCGTAGTGTATGAGTATATAGCGCGAACCAACTCCATCAGGTCGCAGATTCCATCCTTGGTAGAAAACCCTCCGGAGGTAGAAATGACTCCGGAAGTGGAACGAGAGCAGGTTGGACGAATAGTCCACTATTTGCGACAGCTGAAGAGCATTTGTGATTCCGCCATTTTAGCGTTTCAGAATGTAGGTACCTTAATCGTTTGCAAGCCCGCGCATCAAATCCGCTATACTGTTCTCATGACTTGGATCCATGAGTTGCAACACTTCATCACTGCAATCACAGTTCAGCGCGATTTGCTTCAAGAACTAATGCTGCCTCGTTTTTTAAGTCCTGCAGGCGATCAAGATTATATGCGCGCCACGTTAGAAGTCTTCCACGTTACAGAGGACGTACTTCGAGAAGCGCTGATGAGTTCAGCAGCCATTTCGGCACATGCTACTCGATTAATACGCACTCTGGAAGCGTTCCAGTTGATGCACGTGCTGTATCATCAGCATCGTTACACTACTCCGCTGGACGAAGACTATCAACGTTTGCTTGTTCCACCTCAAACAAGTAACCTACCCACAACACCAGAAACGTATACGCAATCACTGCGTTGGTGGCAATCCAATTTCGAAAAGGCCCTGCGCACAACTGTGACTTCAGAATACCTGCAAGTTGTAGAACGCGAAGGACCGCTTCTTCCGGAGGCAGTTAGGGAACATGGTAGATCAGCAACAAGTTCTGCTTCACCACCACCACCCGCGAGATCCGAATCGGTAGCGAAACCGTCCGTAGCAGTCACTGCTGCCTCGCAGGCTTTAACGCCAACTGAGCCCAGTGTGACTCAAGGCGTGACGAAGAAGCCCGCAGCCGCGCAAGAACAACCTAAGGCAACTAAGAACGCAGCGTTATGGACGCCCACAGAAGACGTGTCAGCGCGTAGGTTAACAGCCGCGTCATCTGTAGATCCCTCATTGGGTAAGGAAAGTACTTCCGAATCCTCTGGGGACAGTAATGCGACCGTAGCGCCTACCGCCTCTAGAGCGCCTAGTGTAGTGACTAAGCTCGCGAGAACTTCGGATCCTACGTTAGCAGACTTTCGCCGTTCTATTTCTTCTCAGAAGCCTCATCAAGACATCAGAGTAGCGACGGAAGCAGGTAAGAAAGAACAGCAGCCAAATTCACCATCGGCTAAGTCCACGGAGCCCTCAAAAGAATCAGCCTTATCTAAACAAAGTTCATCCATACCTCGTCCCTTACGCGCAAAACCTAGGTCCCCATCCCCATCCTCGTTCCGGGGGGAGGCTGGACTACCGTCCAATCGTTCGCATTTCGGCGAAGGCACTAGTCAGGATGAACCGCAGTTTAGAGCCAGGGAATCTCTGGACCGTGCTAGGGCACATTCACGAGATCCGCCCTCAGTCAGATCATGTAGTGTGCATTCCGAACGCCAAAGTCCATCACGCCGAGGACCATGGCACAGACCACCTTGTGCATTTTGTCTGGGTAATACACATTGGAGTGCGGAATGCCCAAATTATAGGACTTTGTCGGAGCGAGTGTATATGGCAGAAGATTATCGCATTTGTTCTAATTGCCTTCGCGATCACTTCGGTAATTGCATTCGTGTCGACAATTGCGCTTACTGCCGTATGCCTGGCCATCATCCGGCTTTCTGTGTTGATAATCCGTATGTTGAGTCGGATGTCGGCATGCCCGCAAGGCAGTTCTATCAAGAAATCGCCAGACGGACTTACCAACGTCCACCTCCAGGTCGGATTTGCAGAAGACCGCATGATTACCCGCGACGTCGAAGTTTTAGACAACCTTCTCGTTCGCCATCATCATCCCCTTCGAGGGGAGGATATCGCTATTAA
- a CDS encoding hypothetical protein (NECATOR_CHRX.G25560.T1), protein MSGSRDRTKELLTSVVEPTQDVSVGRQRNGTERSVRDLSGYDAAVWDNPIIVGADTIRRKDEKVRVMSDSTYAQFPQKSYHPQLRASRVSADRHLEDQRDRYRAASSARRDYCQTYEQQSTSNIIEDVTDISKDWPF, encoded by the coding sequence ATGTCAGGATCTCGTGACCGCACGAAGGAACTATTAACATCTGTAGTTGAGCCCACTCAGGACGTCAGTGTGGGCAGACAACGCAACGGTACAGAAAGATCTGTTCGAGACTTGTCAGGTTACGATGCAGCGGTATGGGATAATCCCATTATAGTAGGCGCCGACACCATCAGgcgaaaagacgaaaaagttaGGGTCATGAGTGATTCCACCTACGCTCAATTTCCTCAGAAGTCCTATCATCCTCAGTTACGCGCTAGTAGGGTTTCGGCAGATCGTCACTTAGAAGATCAGCGTGACAGATACCGTGCAGCGTCATCAGCACGGAGAGATTATTGCCAGACCTACGAACAGCAGTCAACATCTAATATAATTGAGGACGTTACAGATATTTCAAAGGATTGGCCCTTTTAA